In Amycolatopsis methanolica 239, a single genomic region encodes these proteins:
- a CDS encoding MarR family winged helix-turn-helix transcriptional regulator — protein sequence MNAVPTETDAALAVLRSMVGIADATVERGTAGLTLTQFRALRVVAERTPVTMRRVAAELGLNPSSVTRACDRLEAAKLLQRAANPLNKRETLLAPTARGRRLVDRVDHDRRSVLADVLDRMEPRAREHLARVFGAFADAAEAVLHPGADTAR from the coding sequence ATGAACGCGGTGCCGACGGAGACGGACGCCGCCCTCGCCGTGTTGCGGTCGATGGTCGGCATCGCCGACGCGACGGTCGAGCGGGGGACCGCGGGGCTGACCCTGACGCAGTTCCGGGCACTGCGCGTGGTCGCCGAGCGCACCCCGGTCACGATGCGGCGGGTGGCCGCCGAGCTGGGCCTGAACCCGTCGTCGGTGACCCGCGCTTGTGACCGTCTGGAGGCGGCCAAGCTGCTGCAACGCGCCGCGAACCCGTTGAACAAGCGGGAAACCCTGCTCGCGCCGACGGCACGTGGACGCCGGTTGGTCGACCGCGTCGACCACGACCGCCGGTCCGTCCTGGCCGACGTGCTCGACCGGATGGAACCACGGGCGCGGGAGCATCTGGCGCGCGTGTTCGGCGCGTTCGCCGACGCCGCCGAGGCCGTCCTCCACCCCGGCGCCGACACCGCCCGGTGA
- a CDS encoding 2,3-butanediol dehydrogenase encodes MKAARFHGPGDIRIDEVPDPRVGPGQVEVSVDWCGICGTDLHEYLEGPIFIPPAGSPHPLTGVGLPVVMGHEFAGVVSAVGPGVTGIAEGDRVAVEPYHVCGKCAACQAGRYNICRNLGFIGLSGNEGGFAERCVVDQRWIHQLGDLPTDIGALVEPLAVGYHAVRLSGIPEGGTAAVYGAGPIGLVTAAALKARGAGRVIVVEPAAARKAKAGPAGADVIIDPTTDDATEAIRDLTEGAGADVAFECAGIDAVLASAISSVRPGGTVVNVAIWGHVPRVTVNDLVMSEINLVGSLAYCGDHAGTIALLREGKVDASKFITGRIALDDLVDGGFRELIDNKEDNVKILVSPRERLA; translated from the coding sequence ATGAAAGCCGCACGGTTCCACGGTCCCGGCGACATCCGGATCGACGAGGTGCCCGACCCGCGGGTGGGGCCAGGGCAGGTGGAGGTCTCGGTCGACTGGTGCGGCATCTGCGGCACCGACCTGCACGAATACCTGGAAGGCCCGATCTTCATCCCGCCGGCCGGATCACCACACCCGCTCACCGGGGTCGGGCTGCCCGTGGTGATGGGCCACGAGTTCGCGGGCGTGGTGTCCGCGGTCGGGCCGGGCGTCACCGGCATCGCCGAAGGCGACCGTGTGGCCGTCGAGCCCTACCACGTGTGCGGCAAGTGCGCCGCCTGCCAGGCCGGGCGCTACAACATCTGCCGCAACCTCGGCTTCATCGGCCTGTCCGGCAACGAGGGCGGCTTCGCCGAACGGTGTGTGGTCGACCAGCGATGGATCCACCAGCTCGGCGACCTGCCCACGGACATCGGCGCCCTGGTCGAACCACTGGCCGTGGGCTACCACGCGGTGCGGCTGTCCGGGATCCCCGAGGGCGGCACCGCGGCCGTGTACGGCGCCGGCCCCATCGGTCTCGTCACCGCCGCCGCGCTCAAGGCTCGCGGCGCCGGCCGGGTGATTGTGGTGGAACCGGCCGCCGCCCGCAAGGCGAAGGCCGGCCCCGCGGGCGCGGACGTCATCATCGACCCCACCACCGACGACGCGACCGAGGCGATCCGGGACCTGACCGAGGGGGCGGGCGCCGACGTGGCGTTCGAATGCGCCGGCATCGACGCGGTCCTGGCCTCGGCGATCTCGTCGGTGCGCCCCGGCGGGACCGTGGTCAACGTCGCGATCTGGGGCCACGTGCCGCGGGTGACGGTCAACGACCTGGTGATGAGCGAGATCAACCTGGTCGGTTCGCTGGCCTATTGCGGCGACCACGCCGGCACGATCGCGCTGCTGCGCGAGGGCAAGGTCGACGCGTCGAAGTTCATCACCGGCCGGATCGCCCTCGACGACCTGGTCGACGGCGGGTTCCGGGAGCTGATCGACAACAAGGAGGACAACGTCAAGATCCTCGTCTCGCCCCGGGAGCGGCTCGCCTGA
- a CDS encoding DHA2 family efflux MFS transporter permease subunit: protein MDPSTTARAEKLDREVVVTGLVVVCGLIMVVFDTTIVNVALETVSRQLGASLSTAQWIVTGYLLAVGLVIPLTGWAVDRFGTKPVWILSVVLFAAGSALCASAWSIESLIAFRVVQGLGGGMLLPGGQTIITRAAGPARLGRAMAILGVPMLLGPVFGPVLGGLLVEYTSWHWIFLVNVPVAACAVALAVWKLPGGGEAEHPGRIDVRGLVLLSGSLVVLLYGLSRASSQGGFGHWSVLAWLIAGGAGLALYTWHSLARGPASLIDVRLFTDRYFTAGTVTIFLVAVALFGGLLLLPLYYQTVRGEGALAAGLLLAPQGLGAMVAMPLAGRLTDRVGAGFVVPVGIVLALLGTAPLGMLGTGTSYGWLSAVLFVRGLGLGSVMMPTFAAAYAQLDPRAVSRAAPTLSAIQQIGASLGSALLVTALTQHLTSELTARGIPAVGAGANQITSMPPAVRATVAPILAESFGFAFWVAFGMTAALIVPALLLPRHPRRSVSAGTMTPGA from the coding sequence ATGGATCCCTCCACCACCGCGCGTGCGGAGAAGCTCGATCGCGAGGTCGTCGTCACCGGGCTCGTGGTCGTGTGCGGGCTCATCATGGTCGTGTTCGACACCACGATCGTGAACGTCGCGCTGGAGACTGTGAGCCGCCAGCTCGGCGCGAGCCTGTCCACGGCCCAGTGGATCGTGACCGGGTACCTGCTGGCGGTGGGCCTGGTCATCCCGCTCACCGGATGGGCCGTGGACCGGTTCGGGACCAAGCCGGTGTGGATCTTGTCGGTGGTGTTGTTCGCCGCGGGTTCGGCCCTGTGCGCGAGCGCCTGGTCGATCGAGAGCCTGATCGCGTTCCGCGTCGTGCAGGGCCTCGGCGGCGGCATGCTCCTGCCGGGCGGGCAGACGATCATCACGCGGGCCGCCGGGCCGGCCCGGCTGGGGCGCGCGATGGCGATCCTCGGGGTGCCGATGCTGCTCGGCCCGGTCTTCGGCCCGGTGCTCGGCGGCCTGCTGGTCGAGTACACCAGCTGGCACTGGATCTTCCTCGTCAACGTGCCGGTGGCCGCGTGCGCGGTCGCGCTGGCGGTGTGGAAGCTGCCCGGCGGCGGCGAGGCGGAGCACCCCGGCCGGATCGACGTGCGCGGTCTCGTGCTGCTGTCCGGGAGCCTCGTGGTGCTGCTCTACGGCCTGTCGCGGGCCAGCTCCCAGGGCGGTTTCGGGCACTGGAGCGTGCTCGCCTGGCTCATCGCCGGTGGCGCCGGCCTCGCGCTGTACACGTGGCACAGCCTTGCCCGGGGGCCCGCCTCGCTGATCGACGTGCGGCTGTTCACCGACCGGTACTTCACCGCCGGCACGGTGACGATCTTCCTCGTGGCCGTCGCGCTGTTCGGCGGCCTGCTCCTGCTGCCGCTGTACTACCAGACCGTGCGGGGTGAAGGCGCCCTGGCCGCGGGCCTGCTGCTCGCCCCGCAGGGACTCGGGGCGATGGTGGCGATGCCGCTCGCCGGCAGGCTGACCGACCGGGTCGGGGCGGGCTTCGTCGTGCCGGTGGGCATCGTGCTCGCGCTGCTCGGGACCGCGCCGCTGGGCATGCTCGGGACCGGCACCTCGTACGGGTGGCTGAGCGCGGTGCTGTTCGTGCGCGGCCTGGGGCTGGGTTCGGTGATGATGCCGACGTTCGCCGCCGCGTACGCGCAGCTCGACCCGCGCGCCGTGTCCCGTGCCGCGCCCACGCTGTCGGCGATCCAGCAGATCGGGGCGTCGCTGGGCAGCGCGCTGCTCGTGACCGCGCTGACCCAGCACCTCACCAGCGAACTCACCGCGCGCGGCATCCCAGCGGTCGGCGCCGGGGCGAACCAGATCACCTCGATGCCGCCCGCCGTGAGGGCGACGGTGGCCCCGATCCTGGCCGAGTCGTTCGGTTTCGCGTTCTGGGTGGCGTTCGGCATGACCGCGGCGCTGATCGTCCCCGCGCTCCTGCTGCCCCGCCACCCCCGGCGAAGCGTGAGCGCAGGCACGATGACGCCCGGCGCCTGA
- a CDS encoding MSMEG_0570 family nitrogen starvation response protein, producing the protein MGRKPVPEIVFRVRWPDASVQQCYSPSTVVEEFFVPGDSYPVAEFVDRSRTALNQASERVRRIYGFGCAQAAAQLADIEARAKSFEDGRVVVEGFER; encoded by the coding sequence ATGGGGAGGAAACCCGTGCCGGAGATTGTCTTTCGCGTTCGTTGGCCGGACGCCTCCGTTCAGCAATGCTACTCGCCCTCCACGGTCGTGGAGGAGTTTTTCGTCCCCGGGGACAGCTACCCGGTCGCCGAGTTCGTCGACCGCAGCCGCACCGCGCTGAACCAGGCCTCGGAGCGCGTGCGCCGCATCTACGGGTTCGGCTGCGCGCAGGCCGCGGCCCAGCTGGCCGACATCGAGGCCCGCGCGAAGTCGTTCGAGGACGGCCGGGTCGTGGTCGAGGGGTTCGAGCGATGA
- a CDS encoding MSMEG_0569 family flavin-dependent oxidoreductase, with amino-acid sequence MNGHHTVVVVGGGQAGLSASHCLSARGIDHVVLERETAGHEWADRRWDSFCLVTPNWQCRLPGFPYPGDDPDGFMVRDEIVAYLRTYRDAFDFPLIEGIEATRLRRTTRGFQVSTSEGELTADHVVLATGPYQVPLIPRMAERLPSDVVQVHSADYRNPEQLPPGEVLVVGTGQSGCQIAEDLHLAGRRVHLAVGSAPRVARRYRGRDVVAWLDDMGYYRRGIDEFADADAVRFRANHYVTGRDGGRDIDLRAFARDGMRLYGRLTGINGGRLTFAQDLSHNLDAADAVSEGIKDSIDTWITAHAIDAPHEDRYVPVWQPDTEPSELDLHTSGITSVVWSTGFGRDHRWIEVPVFDGRGYPTHERGVTSCPGLYFIGLPWQHTWGSGRFCGVAEDAEYLAAHIASTSRRTDGLHWIAGTPDSTYPADEYWTAPRTVA; translated from the coding sequence ATGAACGGCCACCACACGGTCGTCGTGGTCGGCGGAGGTCAGGCCGGCCTGTCGGCGAGCCACTGCCTGTCCGCCCGCGGCATCGACCACGTCGTGCTGGAGCGCGAGACCGCGGGCCACGAGTGGGCCGACCGCCGCTGGGACTCGTTCTGCCTGGTCACCCCGAACTGGCAGTGCCGCCTGCCCGGGTTCCCCTACCCCGGCGACGATCCCGACGGGTTCATGGTGCGCGACGAGATCGTCGCCTACCTGCGCACCTACCGGGACGCCTTCGACTTCCCGCTCATCGAAGGGATCGAGGCGACCCGGCTGCGCCGCACCACACGCGGGTTCCAGGTGTCCACATCGGAGGGTGAGCTCACCGCCGACCACGTCGTGCTCGCCACCGGCCCCTACCAGGTGCCGCTGATCCCGCGGATGGCCGAGCGGCTGCCCTCGGACGTGGTGCAGGTCCACTCCGCGGACTACCGCAACCCCGAACAACTACCGCCGGGTGAGGTGCTCGTCGTCGGCACCGGCCAGTCCGGCTGCCAGATCGCCGAAGACCTGCACCTGGCCGGCCGCCGCGTGCACCTGGCCGTGGGCAGCGCGCCGCGCGTGGCCCGCCGCTACCGGGGCCGCGACGTCGTGGCCTGGCTGGACGACATGGGCTACTACCGGCGCGGCATCGACGAGTTCGCCGACGCCGACGCCGTCCGCTTCCGCGCCAACCACTACGTCACCGGCCGCGACGGCGGGCGCGACATCGACCTGCGCGCCTTCGCCCGCGACGGCATGCGACTCTACGGCCGGCTCACCGGAATCAACGGCGGGCGGCTGACCTTCGCCCAGGACCTGAGCCACAACCTCGACGCCGCCGACGCCGTCTCCGAAGGCATCAAGGACTCCATCGACACCTGGATCACCGCCCACGCCATCGACGCGCCACACGAGGACCGGTACGTCCCGGTGTGGCAGCCGGACACCGAACCGTCCGAACTGGACCTCCACACCAGCGGCATCACCTCCGTCGTGTGGAGCACCGGTTTCGGCCGCGACCACCGCTGGATCGAGGTGCCGGTGTTCGACGGCCGCGGCTACCCCACCCACGAGCGCGGCGTCACCAGCTGCCCCGGCCTGTATTTCATCGGCCTGCCCTGGCAGCACACCTGGGGTTCCGGCCGCTTCTGCGGGGTCGCCGAGGACGCGGAGTACCTCGCCGCGCACATCGCCTCCACCAGCCGCCGCACCGACGGGCTGCACTGGATCGCGGGCACCCCCGACAGCACCTACCCGGCCGACGAGTACTGGACCGCGCCCCGGACGGTGGCCTGA
- a CDS encoding amidohydrolase family protein: MPVNDAHRHLGVLPAYPFYGGPAVHPDLGARATLDELIADLDAEGTERALVIPNYGVPDPEIAFSFNELCVEAAQRDDRIRAGLWVSPLERDAERTAKALSLATEPGVRALKLSFLLGGRPTDPACRPGLDRIFAAARDHDLVVHVHTSPGAASDIDEVGTLVEHYGDDVKVHLVHFGGGMSGHIKLVGSRFFDWIAAGKQVYTDLSWAIGFAPRWLAAEVDRRGIGGDRILFASDEPWGDQAGEYARLAAAAGDGELADLVFRGTFDKLYG, translated from the coding sequence ATGCCGGTCAACGACGCGCACCGCCACCTCGGCGTGCTGCCCGCCTACCCGTTCTACGGCGGGCCCGCCGTGCACCCGGACCTGGGCGCCCGCGCCACCCTCGACGAGCTGATCGCCGACCTCGACGCCGAAGGCACCGAGCGCGCGCTGGTCATCCCCAACTACGGGGTGCCGGATCCGGAGATCGCGTTCTCCTTCAACGAACTCTGCGTCGAAGCCGCGCAGCGCGACGACCGGATCCGCGCCGGGCTGTGGGTGTCGCCCTTGGAGCGCGACGCCGAGCGCACCGCGAAGGCCCTGAGCCTGGCCACCGAGCCGGGCGTGCGGGCGCTGAAGCTGAGCTTCCTGCTCGGCGGCCGCCCCACCGACCCGGCCTGCCGCCCCGGCCTGGACCGGATCTTCGCCGCCGCCCGCGACCACGACCTGGTCGTCCACGTGCACACCTCGCCCGGCGCGGCGTCCGACATCGACGAGGTCGGCACGCTGGTCGAGCACTACGGCGACGACGTCAAGGTGCACCTGGTGCACTTCGGCGGCGGCATGAGCGGCCACATCAAGCTCGTGGGCAGCCGGTTCTTCGACTGGATCGCGGCAGGCAAACAGGTCTACACCGACCTGTCCTGGGCGATCGGCTTCGCGCCGCGCTGGCTGGCCGCCGAGGTCGACCGCCGCGGCATCGGCGGCGACCGGATCCTCTTCGCCAGCGACGAGCCGTGGGGCGACCAGGCCGGCGAGTACGCCCGGCTGGCCGCCGCGGCCGGTGACGGCGAGCTCGCGGACCTGGTGTTCCGCGGCACCTTCGACAAGCTCTACGGGTGA
- a CDS encoding MSMEG_0572/Sll0783 family nitrogen starvation response protein — MSELTETEQQSLNEIPHPSLPEGSSIYGGTKVFPDYQAEPGQSYFTLVHGIAHESSVSFVAILQATRALRKGFESAIYFYGPGSMNAMATRGFPTTGNSAFPGEHNINDQLKTFIKEGGKVYCCRFGLSLHGLREEDLIEGVIPTHPLDVQDALIHYARKGAIINSTYMW, encoded by the coding sequence GTGTCCGAGCTGACTGAGACCGAGCAGCAGAGCCTCAACGAGATCCCGCACCCGTCGCTGCCGGAGGGCTCCAGCATCTACGGCGGCACCAAGGTGTTCCCGGACTACCAGGCCGAGCCCGGCCAGTCGTACTTCACGCTCGTGCACGGCATCGCGCACGAGTCGTCGGTGAGTTTCGTGGCGATCCTGCAGGCCACCCGCGCGCTGCGCAAGGGCTTCGAGTCCGCCATCTACTTCTACGGCCCCGGCTCGATGAACGCCATGGCCACCCGTGGTTTCCCGACCACCGGCAACTCCGCGTTCCCCGGCGAGCACAACATCAACGACCAGCTCAAGACGTTCATCAAGGAGGGCGGCAAGGTCTACTGCTGCCGCTTCGGCCTGTCCCTGCACGGGCTGCGGGAGGAGGACCTGATCGAGGGCGTCATCCCGACGCACCCGCTGGACGTGCAGGACGCGCTCATCCACTACGCCCGCAAGGGGGCGATCATCAACTCGACCTACATGTGGTGA
- a CDS encoding MSMEG_0568 family radical SAM protein — MKTDNLDARTDLAVHGVRWDAPVRRSKGAGPSDDGHLVVDGANAALPLNPDSPYTLRDGRVYKGRIDLGLTVEPVSRPKFYDLTTADGVPYRKIALLHGRDVLATTVVQTCIRYAEDQRCRFCTIEESLKAGDTVAAKTPAQLAEVAEAAVRLDGVRQMVMTTGTTAGPDRGARHLVRCVKAVLDAVPGLPVQVQIEPPGELSVIADLRAVGATSIGIHVESLDDEVRRRWMPGKGSVPLAEYEAAWDEAVRVFGRNKVSTYLLIGLGEDPDELVDGAARLIERGVYPFVVPMRPMAGTLARRDGVPGPRASLVRDVSERVAKLLREADMRGADQEAGCAACGACGVLSAAGA, encoded by the coding sequence GTGAAGACCGACAACCTGGACGCCCGGACCGACCTCGCGGTGCACGGGGTGCGCTGGGACGCGCCCGTGCGGCGCAGCAAGGGCGCCGGCCCGAGCGACGACGGGCACCTCGTCGTCGACGGTGCGAACGCGGCGCTGCCGCTGAACCCGGACAGCCCCTACACCCTGCGCGACGGCCGCGTCTACAAGGGACGGATCGACCTCGGGCTGACCGTGGAACCGGTGTCCCGCCCGAAGTTCTACGACCTGACCACCGCGGACGGCGTGCCGTACCGCAAGATCGCGCTGCTGCACGGGCGGGACGTGCTCGCCACGACCGTCGTGCAGACGTGCATCCGCTACGCCGAGGATCAGCGCTGCCGGTTCTGCACCATCGAGGAATCGCTCAAGGCCGGGGACACCGTCGCGGCGAAGACCCCGGCGCAGCTGGCCGAGGTCGCCGAGGCCGCGGTCCGGCTCGACGGGGTGCGGCAGATGGTGATGACCACCGGCACCACGGCGGGCCCGGACCGCGGCGCCCGGCACCTCGTCCGCTGCGTCAAGGCGGTGCTCGACGCGGTGCCGGGCCTGCCGGTGCAGGTGCAGATCGAGCCGCCGGGCGAGCTGTCGGTGATCGCCGACCTGCGCGCGGTGGGCGCGACCTCGATCGGCATCCACGTCGAGTCGCTTGACGACGAGGTCCGGCGGCGGTGGATGCCCGGCAAGGGCTCGGTGCCGCTGGCCGAGTACGAGGCCGCGTGGGACGAGGCGGTGCGGGTGTTCGGCCGCAACAAGGTCTCCACGTACCTGTTGATCGGCCTCGGCGAGGACCCGGACGAGCTGGTCGACGGCGCGGCGCGGCTGATCGAGCGGGGTGTGTACCCGTTCGTGGTGCCGATGCGGCCGATGGCCGGCACCCTCGCGCGGCGGGACGGCGTGCCCGGCCCGCGCGCGTCGCTGGTGCGCGACGTGAGCGAGCGGGTCGCGAAGTTGTTGCGGGAGGCGGACATGCGCGGCGCGGACCAGGAGGCCGGGTGCGCGGCCTGCGGGGCGTGCGGCGTGCTGAGCGCGGCGGGAGCCTGA
- a CDS encoding MSMEG_0567/sll0787 family protein, translated as MPDVLALLGDSATLARRPAFHIEPADAAAVRAYHALRTEVFVHEQGLFEGHDLDDRDDEPRTVVLVARDREGTVIGGVRLGPATAEDIGWWLGGRLVVHPACRGRVGPALVRAACAHAENAGVLRFEATVQARNEGLFTRLGWDRVRPVTVADTPHVLMRYPIGRIAALARATKSDLGPLLSGLTGVPGFVGDDGVPVPGSDVVAACDAILPSMVERDPDWAGWCSVLVNVNDLAAMGAEPVGLLDALGARDASFASRVLGGLRRASQAYGVPVLGGHTQLGVPASLAVTALGRADSPVPGGGGRPGQRVRLTADLGGRWRPGYAGRQWDSTTSRRTPELRAMLTAVARARPAAAKDVSMAGIAGTLGMLAEASGCGAVLDVAAVPRPRGASAGDWLTCFPGYAMLTTGPHELDAGPAVSAECGELVARRGVALRWPDGEQTQAIAAGVTGLGTS; from the coding sequence ATGCCCGACGTGCTGGCCCTGCTGGGCGACTCGGCGACGCTGGCCCGCCGTCCCGCCTTCCACATCGAACCGGCCGACGCGGCCGCGGTGCGCGCCTACCACGCCCTGCGCACCGAGGTGTTCGTGCACGAGCAAGGGTTGTTCGAGGGGCACGACCTCGACGACCGTGACGACGAACCGCGCACGGTCGTCCTCGTCGCCCGCGACCGGGAGGGCACGGTCATCGGCGGCGTCCGGCTCGGCCCGGCCACCGCCGAGGACATCGGCTGGTGGCTCGGCGGGCGGCTCGTGGTGCACCCCGCGTGCCGGGGCCGGGTCGGCCCGGCACTGGTGCGAGCCGCGTGCGCGCACGCCGAGAACGCCGGGGTGCTGCGGTTCGAAGCCACCGTGCAGGCCCGCAACGAGGGCCTGTTCACCCGGCTCGGCTGGGACCGGGTCCGGCCGGTGACGGTGGCGGACACCCCGCACGTGCTGATGCGGTACCCGATCGGCCGCATCGCCGCGCTGGCCCGGGCGACCAAGAGCGACCTCGGGCCGCTGCTGTCCGGGCTGACCGGCGTGCCCGGTTTCGTCGGCGACGACGGGGTTCCGGTGCCCGGCAGCGATGTCGTGGCGGCGTGCGACGCGATCCTGCCGTCCATGGTGGAGCGCGACCCGGACTGGGCGGGCTGGTGCTCGGTGCTGGTCAACGTCAACGACCTCGCCGCGATGGGCGCCGAACCGGTCGGGCTGCTGGACGCGCTCGGCGCGCGGGACGCGTCGTTCGCCAGCCGCGTGCTCGGCGGGCTGCGCCGGGCGAGCCAGGCCTACGGCGTGCCCGTGCTCGGCGGCCACACGCAACTCGGGGTGCCCGCCTCGCTCGCGGTGACCGCCTTGGGTCGCGCGGACTCCCCGGTGCCCGGCGGTGGTGGACGGCCCGGCCAGCGGGTGCGGCTCACCGCCGACCTCGGCGGACGGTGGCGGCCCGGCTACGCCGGACGGCAGTGGGATTCCACGACCTCCCGCCGCACACCGGAACTGCGCGCCATGCTGACCGCCGTCGCCCGGGCACGGCCCGCGGCGGCGAAAGACGTGTCGATGGCGGGCATCGCCGGAACGCTCGGCATGCTCGCCGAGGCCAGCGGCTGCGGCGCCGTCCTCGACGTGGCCGCCGTGCCGCGGCCCCGCGGGGCGAGCGCCGGCGACTGGCTCACCTGCTTCCCCGGCTACGCCATGCTCACCACCGGGCCGCACGAGCTCGACGCCGGACCGGCGGTGAGCGCCGAGTGCGGTGAGCTGGTGGCCAGGCGCGGCGTCGCGCTGCGCTGGCCGGACGGAGAACAGACCCAGGCCATCGCGGCCGGGGTGACCGGATTGGGGACCTCATGA
- a CDS encoding carbon-nitrogen hydrolase family protein: protein MSTLRMAAVAAPFDRDLEGDFDRVAALIATARADGVGLLALPEACLGGYLANLDGGADGPPALDVDGPEIKRLAALAGDMVVAAGYCEHADGRLYNSVVCVTGDGVLGNHRKVHQPLSEDATYRAGDGFAAFDTPVGRLGMLICYDKAFPESARSLALDGAEIGVCVSAWPGSRTNPAADLAQDRWKRRFDLFDQARALENQIVWLSANQSGVFGDLRFVAGAKVVDPGGEILAGTGVAAGIAVAELDVRQALETARRSMGHLRDRRPAAYPALATGGEELAAARY from the coding sequence ATGAGCACCCTGCGGATGGCCGCGGTCGCGGCGCCCTTCGACCGCGATCTGGAGGGCGACTTCGATCGCGTCGCCGCCCTGATCGCCACCGCCCGCGCGGACGGCGTCGGCCTGCTCGCCCTGCCCGAGGCCTGCCTCGGCGGCTACCTGGCCAACCTCGACGGCGGCGCCGACGGGCCACCAGCCCTGGACGTCGACGGCCCTGAGATCAAGCGGCTGGCCGCGCTCGCCGGGGACATGGTGGTGGCCGCGGGCTACTGCGAGCACGCCGACGGACGGCTCTACAACAGCGTCGTGTGCGTGACCGGCGACGGCGTGCTGGGCAACCACCGCAAGGTGCACCAGCCGCTGTCGGAGGACGCCACCTACCGCGCCGGCGACGGGTTCGCCGCGTTCGACACGCCGGTCGGGCGGCTGGGCATGCTCATCTGCTACGACAAGGCGTTCCCCGAATCCGCCCGCAGTCTGGCCCTGGACGGCGCGGAGATCGGCGTCTGCGTCTCGGCGTGGCCGGGCAGCCGCACCAACCCCGCCGCGGACCTCGCGCAAGACCGGTGGAAACGCCGCTTCGACCTGTTCGACCAGGCGCGGGCGCTGGAGAACCAGATCGTGTGGCTGTCGGCCAACCAGTCCGGCGTGTTCGGCGACCTGCGGTTCGTCGCCGGCGCCAAGGTCGTCGACCCGGGCGGCGAGATCCTGGCCGGCACCGGAGTCGCCGCAGGCATCGCCGTCGCCGAACTCGACGTGCGGCAGGCGCTGGAGACCGCGCGCCGGTCGATGGGCCACCTGCGGGACCGGCGGCCGGCGGCCTACCCGGCGCTGGCCACCGGCGGGGAGGAACTCGCCGCGGCGCGATACTGA
- a CDS encoding carbon-nitrogen hydrolase family protein — protein MGTIRIGAVAAHFGRDLDFDLQRIATLIEHARSSGVALLVLPDAALGGYLADLRHPDPGALPPALAPDDPHLRKIAALAADMVVCVGYCEADGERRYNAAVCVTGDGVLGRHRKVHQPPGEVAAYSAGTSFAAFDSPVGRLGMLIDYDKTFPESARSLALDGAEILACLSAWPTSITNRAPRMSQDRQARLFDLYDQARAAENQVVLASSNQTGAMGGMRFLGQAKVVGPGGDILARTWSKAGIAIAEVDVAGEVATARRVLHHLAERKPDAYWSRT, from the coding sequence ATGGGGACCATCCGCATCGGAGCCGTGGCCGCGCACTTCGGCCGCGACCTCGACTTCGACCTGCAGCGCATCGCCACGCTCATCGAGCACGCCCGCTCCTCGGGGGTGGCGCTGCTGGTGCTGCCGGACGCCGCGCTCGGCGGGTACCTCGCCGACCTGCGGCACCCCGACCCCGGCGCGCTCCCGCCCGCGCTCGCCCCGGACGACCCGCACCTGCGTAAGATCGCCGCGCTCGCCGCGGACATGGTGGTGTGCGTCGGGTACTGCGAGGCCGACGGCGAGCGGCGCTACAACGCGGCGGTGTGCGTCACCGGCGACGGGGTGCTCGGCAGGCACCGCAAGGTGCACCAGCCGCCCGGCGAGGTCGCCGCCTACTCGGCCGGCACCTCGTTCGCCGCGTTCGACTCGCCGGTGGGGCGGCTGGGCATGCTCATCGACTACGACAAGACCTTCCCCGAATCGGCGCGCAGCCTCGCCCTCGACGGCGCCGAGATCCTCGCCTGCCTGTCGGCGTGGCCCACCAGCATCACCAACCGCGCGCCCCGCATGTCGCAGGACCGGCAGGCCCGGTTGTTCGACCTCTACGACCAGGCGCGCGCGGCGGAGAACCAGGTGGTGCTGGCCTCGTCGAACCAGACCGGCGCGATGGGCGGGATGCGCTTCCTGGGCCAGGCCAAGGTGGTCGGGCCCGGCGGGGACATCCTGGCCCGCACCTGGAGCAAGGCCGGCATCGCGATCGCCGAGGTCGACGTCGCCGGCGAGGTCGCCACCGCCCGGCGGGTGCTGCACCACCTGGCCGAACGCAAACCCGACGCCTACTGGAGCCGCACGTGA